A stretch of the Prochlorococcus marinus str. MIT 0918 genome encodes the following:
- a CDS encoding pyrimidine dimer DNA glycosylase/endonuclease V, translating into MTRINLIDPSELSDQHLIAEYREIFMVGSALARSLKSKNWLKTKNTLPKKFTLNKGHIKFFYNKGKYLHKRYIKLTHEMKRREMNPNPNRKFKKEQWPDELYNDWEPEHNDLKLINERIKTKIDLKPDWYRWTNKK; encoded by the coding sequence ATGACAAGAATCAATTTAATTGATCCAAGTGAGCTTTCTGATCAACATTTAATTGCAGAGTATAGAGAAATTTTCATGGTGGGTTCTGCACTAGCAAGATCTCTAAAGTCAAAGAATTGGCTCAAAACAAAAAATACTCTTCCGAAAAAATTCACCTTAAATAAGGGTCATATAAAATTTTTTTATAATAAAGGCAAGTATCTTCACAAAAGATATATCAAACTTACACATGAAATGAAAAGAAGAGAAATGAATCCTAATCCAAATCGAAAGTTTAAAAAAGAGCAATGGCCAGATGAATTATATAATGACTGGGAACCGGAGCATAATGATTTGAAGCTTATAAATGAGAGAATTAAAACTAAAATTGATCTAAAGCCTGATTGGTATAGATGGACAAATAAAAAATAA
- a CDS encoding AbrB family transcriptional regulator, which produces MLTGKDLLAKVKDLGDVSKSDLVKACGYVSTKKGGGERLNFTAFYEALLEAKGVNLASESAGGIGKGGRKLSYVATVQGNGNLLIGKAYTALLDLKPGDNFEIKMGRKGFRLVPEGEG; this is translated from the coding sequence ATGCTTACGGGTAAGGATTTATTAGCCAAAGTAAAAGACTTGGGTGATGTCTCAAAGTCTGATCTTGTTAAGGCTTGTGGATATGTATCCACCAAGAAGGGAGGCGGTGAACGTCTTAACTTCACTGCTTTTTATGAAGCACTACTTGAAGCTAAAGGAGTAAATCTTGCTTCTGAAAGCGCAGGCGGTATTGGTAAAGGAGGAAGGAAGCTGAGTTATGTGGCAACTGTTCAAGGGAATGGAAACCTATTAATTGGTAAAGCCTACACAGCTCTTTTAGATCTTAAGCCTGGTGATAATTTTGAAATTAAAATGGGGCGAAAAGGATTCCGCTTAGTACCAGAAGGCGAAGGTTAA
- a CDS encoding DUF938 domain-containing protein, with protein MDERLFFPATERNKDYIGDVLAQLLPKKGSILEIASGSGQHGVTFQKRFSSLTWHTSDPNPEYRKSINAWINHEGLSTKMPGPINLDVAKPPWPLNKKTLYSLKAIVCINMIHIAPLKCAIALFQEAKEVLGSDSLLILYGPFKRNGKHTSSSNELFDQSLQVQNPSWGVRDLEEISELGEINRFKKYKVFEMPANNLLVTFQHE; from the coding sequence ATGGACGAAAGATTATTCTTTCCAGCAACTGAAAGAAATAAAGATTATATAGGAGATGTCCTCGCACAATTGCTCCCAAAAAAAGGATCTATACTCGAAATAGCAAGTGGCAGTGGCCAGCATGGAGTTACATTTCAAAAACGTTTCTCCTCTCTTACCTGGCACACAAGTGATCCAAACCCTGAATATAGAAAAAGTATTAATGCCTGGATTAATCACGAAGGTTTGTCCACGAAAATGCCAGGTCCGATCAATTTAGACGTAGCAAAACCACCTTGGCCATTAAATAAAAAGACTCTCTACAGCTTGAAAGCAATCGTATGCATAAATATGATTCATATAGCTCCTTTAAAGTGTGCAATAGCATTATTTCAAGAAGCTAAAGAAGTTTTAGGCTCCGATAGTTTACTAATTCTCTATGGACCATTTAAACGAAATGGCAAGCACACCAGTTCAAGTAATGAGCTGTTTGATCAATCATTACAAGTACAAAATCCAAGTTGGGGAGTTAGAGATTTAGAAGAGATTAGTGAGCTAGGAGAAATAAATAGATTCAAGAAGTATAAAGTTTTTGAAATGCCTGCCAATAATTTGTTAGTAACTTTTCAACATGAATAA
- a CDS encoding DUF1543 domain-containing protein, producing MNLYLVLLGGKIPGGHVEMHDVRWVIGETIESTVPQLKSEWMGNSKGLHIDSYKLIRFVDGYQVTLVQENIPYASQSNKLWFVNLGGYQAGEMLEKHHIELVVAPSAQKAKQKAFTKWTELINQIHQDDKAKIIKLKGYSILLKPDPYCRDEGMKPDWVGYWVIS from the coding sequence ATGAATCTTTATCTTGTACTACTAGGCGGGAAGATTCCTGGAGGACACGTTGAGATGCATGATGTTCGTTGGGTCATAGGTGAGACAATTGAATCAACTGTTCCGCAACTGAAATCGGAATGGATGGGCAACTCTAAAGGCTTGCATATTGATAGTTATAAATTGATTAGGTTTGTTGATGGCTATCAGGTCACATTAGTACAAGAAAATATACCTTATGCAAGCCAATCCAATAAACTTTGGTTCGTAAATCTGGGCGGCTATCAAGCAGGTGAAATGCTTGAAAAGCACCACATTGAACTTGTTGTAGCTCCATCAGCTCAAAAAGCAAAGCAGAAAGCATTTACTAAATGGACTGAACTAATTAATCAAATTCATCAAGATGATAAAGCAAAAATCATTAAATTAAAAGGCTATTCAATTCTGCTAAAGCCAGATCCATATTGCAGAGATGAAGGTATGAAGCCCGATTGGGTTGGATATTGGGTTATTAGTTAA
- a CDS encoding RidA family protein, with the protein MMIDHSIIKQLPSPLPFCHSHASGTNGIYVTSGIVSLKDNTTGLNVGVYSNSKNSEYTHSVKEQFKSIVYQLELIGSNIGIDKDNIRNHIIESRIFIVDLKKYFTDFNDEYKSWMNGLTSFPARTTIGVYSLPSNVVIEACFVIAQ; encoded by the coding sequence ATGATGATAGACCATTCAATTATAAAGCAATTGCCATCCCCATTGCCTTTTTGTCATAGCCATGCTTCTGGGACAAATGGGATTTATGTCACTTCAGGTATTGTATCTCTTAAAGACAATACTACAGGATTAAATGTAGGCGTATACAGCAACAGTAAAAATAGCGAATATACCCATTCTGTAAAAGAACAATTTAAAAGTATTGTTTATCAATTAGAATTAATAGGATCTAATATAGGAATAGATAAAGATAATATCAGAAACCATATTATTGAATCTAGAATATTTATAGTAGACTTAAAAAAATATTTTACTGATTTTAATGATGAGTACAAATCCTGGATGAATGGTTTGACTAGTTTCCCTGCAAGAACAACTATTGGAGTTTATTCTTTACCTTCTAACGTAGTGATAGAAGCTTGCTTTGTAATTGCCCAATAA
- a CDS encoding ATP-grasp domain-containing protein: protein MNIVLIAGGSNQLPLAQYIYDSGYNLILVDPYEDSPCAFLASKHIVKDIRHSLDIVDEIIQEELQIDGVVSDQSDAALETVSIVCREFSLVHMSLDTIKNGINKMSQNKILKTNNVCVPATIQGSIGEEIRLINEASNKLDDKINIIIKPADAQGSKGVSLVTDRSSLNKSISSAFSYSRSGMILIQDFIDGVEYSVDGVVLDNKLYPLVIARKFHYSSNPCIDERNTFLDDISIDIKSDLINSASNSANALNYNFTLIHAELIIESSTGLPYLIEISPRGGGGSISSKIIPYITNYSTSEFLLNRALNYDLKKPNLDILDKQNKYVIMRFLPDRNIKYSKISIGKPNSSELIHLELPNGEGSSQLVRNSSDRLGYFVIGSDSKKKLLEDEAYLLESIKYN from the coding sequence ATGAATATAGTTCTTATAGCAGGAGGCTCTAATCAGCTCCCATTAGCTCAATACATCTATGATTCAGGATATAATCTTATCCTTGTAGATCCATATGAAGATTCACCCTGCGCCTTCTTAGCTAGTAAACATATAGTTAAGGATATAAGACACTCTCTTGACATTGTAGATGAAATTATTCAGGAGGAATTACAAATTGATGGTGTTGTTTCAGATCAGTCGGATGCAGCTTTAGAAACTGTTTCAATAGTCTGTAGAGAATTCTCATTAGTGCACATGAGTTTGGATACCATAAAAAATGGCATTAATAAAATGTCTCAGAATAAAATTTTGAAAACTAATAATGTTTGTGTCCCTGCCACTATACAAGGTTCAATTGGTGAAGAGATTAGACTTATTAATGAAGCTTCTAATAAATTGGACGATAAAATCAATATTATTATTAAGCCAGCTGATGCTCAAGGTTCCAAAGGAGTTTCTCTTGTTACCGATAGGTCCTCATTAAATAAATCCATTAGTTCTGCTTTTAGTTACTCGAGAAGTGGAATGATTTTAATTCAGGATTTTATTGATGGCGTAGAATATAGTGTCGACGGAGTGGTGTTAGATAATAAATTATATCCATTAGTTATTGCAAGAAAGTTTCATTACTCTTCTAATCCATGTATAGATGAGAGAAACACTTTCCTTGATGATATTTCAATAGACATAAAGTCAGATTTAATTAATTCTGCTTCTAATTCAGCAAACGCACTAAATTATAACTTTACCTTAATACATGCAGAATTGATAATAGAAAGTTCCACTGGCTTACCGTATTTAATTGAGATTTCCCCGAGAGGTGGGGGAGGCTCTATCTCTAGTAAAATTATTCCATATATTACAAATTATTCAACTTCAGAATTTCTATTAAATAGGGCATTGAATTATGATTTAAAAAAACCAAATCTTGATATATTAGATAAACAAAATAAGTATGTTATTATGCGATTTTTACCTGATAGAAATATTAAATATAGTAAGATCTCTATTGGGAAACCAAATAGTTCAGAATTAATCCATTTAGAGTTACCAAACGGCGAGGGTTCTTCTCAGTTAGTAAGAAATAGCTCAGATAGGTTAGGATATTTTGTAATTGGTAGCGATTCAAAAAAGAAGTTGTTAGAAGATGAGGCTTATCTATTAGAGTCAATTAAATACAATTAA
- a CDS encoding formyltransferase family protein gives MTKIFNLAIKHLIPIFTAKSLQKSQLFHSYSKGSCLYSSGYPLLINESLYSRFKYALNCHPSLLPRNRGRYLEYILINNDYKSGTTIHHIKSGCDNGPIIMQQEYDVSFTDNVSDLLEKSYRLEINMLKDIIQDPLKLEIEIHQDESKATTYTAQRTPQDSELSNETSLLDAYLASRAFDENLYPGYFKYKNYRIYFRMNVVEDSNN, from the coding sequence ATGACAAAGATATTTAACCTTGCAATCAAACATTTGATTCCAATATTTACAGCTAAGTCTTTGCAAAAATCTCAATTATTTCATAGTTACTCCAAAGGTTCATGCTTATATTCATCTGGATATCCTCTTCTAATAAATGAAAGCCTTTATTCAAGATTTAAATATGCATTAAATTGCCACCCTTCACTTTTACCTAGGAATCGAGGAAGGTATCTTGAATATATTTTAATTAATAATGATTATAAAAGCGGAACCACTATTCATCATATTAAATCTGGATGCGATAACGGACCTATAATAATGCAACAAGAGTATGATGTGAGTTTTACAGATAATGTTTCAGATCTACTGGAAAAATCTTATAGATTGGAAATAAATATGTTGAAAGATATTATCCAAGACCCATTAAAACTAGAGATCGAAATTCATCAAGATGAATCAAAAGCCACAACATATACAGCACAAAGAACACCTCAAGACTCTGAATTATCTAATGAGACATCTCTTTTAGACGCATATCTAGCCTCAAGAGCTTTTGATGAAAACTTATACCCAGGATATTTTAAATATAAAAACTATCGAATTTACTTTAGAATGAATGTTGTAGAAGATTCAAATAATTAG
- a CDS encoding glycosyltransferase family 2 protein produces MTTLSIVSTLYNSQKYIEDFYQRSLLVSEDVFHDIEFILVNDGSPDKSINVATSLSEKDFRVNVINLSRNFGHHKAMMTGLKYAQGDLIWLIDIDLEEQPEWLTEFREVLNNENVDCVYGVQSSRKGNAFEKITGSLFYSLINMLIGMEFPRNIVTARLMTSRYKESLCKFTESHPVLNYLTLLTGYDQKAIEVEKLSTSPTSYTLSKKIHAFVDSITSSTSAPLVGMFYLGIIIFILSLFLSIALAINILVLLNPVPGWASIIISIWLSTGLLISSLGLIGIYVSRIFIETKRRPYSIVKEIYGKSK; encoded by the coding sequence ATGACTACCCTCTCAATTGTAAGTACTCTATATAATTCCCAAAAATATATAGAAGACTTTTATCAAAGGTCTTTATTAGTTTCTGAAGATGTCTTTCATGATATTGAGTTTATTTTAGTTAATGATGGCTCTCCTGATAAATCTATAAATGTAGCAACATCTTTATCTGAAAAAGATTTTAGAGTTAATGTAATTAATTTATCAAGAAATTTTGGTCACCATAAAGCAATGATGACAGGGTTGAAATATGCTCAAGGTGATCTTATATGGTTAATTGATATTGATCTAGAAGAACAGCCAGAATGGCTCACAGAATTCCGTGAAGTTTTGAATAATGAAAATGTTGATTGTGTTTATGGGGTTCAATCCAGTCGAAAAGGAAATGCTTTTGAAAAAATTACTGGCAGTCTCTTTTACAGCTTAATTAATATGCTTATTGGAATGGAGTTTCCTCGTAATATTGTTACAGCAAGACTTATGACTAGTAGGTATAAAGAATCTTTATGCAAATTTACGGAATCTCATCCTGTATTGAACTACCTAACTTTATTGACAGGATATGATCAAAAAGCAATAGAAGTTGAGAAACTAAGTACATCACCTACCTCGTATACCCTTAGTAAAAAAATTCATGCCTTTGTGGATAGCATCACGAGTTCAACCTCTGCCCCCTTAGTAGGAATGTTCTATTTAGGTATTATTATATTTATACTTTCACTTTTCTTATCAATAGCATTAGCTATTAATATATTAGTATTATTGAACCCTGTGCCAGGATGGGCTTCTATTATAATTTCTATTTGGCTTTCTACTGGATTACTAATATCATCATTAGGATTAATAGGCATATATGTAAGCAGAATATTTATTGAAACCAAACGAAGACCTTATTCTATTGTGAAAGAAATATATGGGAAAAGTAAGTAG
- a CDS encoding inverse autotransporter beta domain-containing protein, whose product MNFSNLKKKTFASVFLAAFCIPLAQAEQLGTQQLSSIILEDKSIENEIYIQRPKGVMHPTDCNLFVNPRSVACLGPDDYSYQPQDRLDRLVIKTAEYAGRFVPLLNSNAEGSAYTNIVIDDGRQLISDAGYKLVNNFSNDQIQKIPFFAQTTVTVSGTSDSLTNFSVDSLMKLKEMAVDSEGDLKTLLFSQAKLSRASSSDSSTTNLGLGIRHRPNDLSMFGGNAFWDYRMTNYSDAHSRLGLGGEYFNQGWELRNNWYMSITDKKTVTVDGSEFTEKVVPGWDVEAGYRFPNRPDMAVFVKGFSWDYTHTQDNSGVEGSFNWQATPHVNLEFWASNELFAGKTVVNSKLPNTDERYVGLRFKWTARPVKFEKQNIKQNLLTQMTQPVRRKYDVLLERSAGGFANRAKGS is encoded by the coding sequence TTGAACTTTTCAAATCTAAAAAAGAAAACCTTTGCGTCTGTATTTTTAGCAGCTTTCTGCATCCCATTGGCCCAGGCAGAACAATTAGGTACTCAACAACTTTCTTCTATTATTCTTGAAGACAAAAGTATAGAGAATGAGATCTATATTCAACGACCAAAAGGAGTAATGCATCCCACAGATTGTAATCTTTTTGTTAATCCAAGATCAGTTGCGTGTTTGGGGCCAGATGATTATTCCTATCAACCACAAGATAGGTTAGATCGCCTTGTTATTAAAACAGCAGAATATGCTGGTCGCTTTGTGCCTCTTTTAAATAGTAATGCTGAAGGCAGTGCTTATACCAACATCGTAATTGATGATGGTAGACAACTTATTTCAGATGCTGGATATAAATTAGTTAACAACTTTAGCAATGATCAGATTCAAAAGATTCCTTTCTTTGCACAAACAACTGTTACTGTTAGCGGAACAAGTGATTCGCTAACAAATTTTTCTGTAGACAGCTTGATGAAGCTTAAAGAGATGGCAGTTGATTCTGAAGGTGATCTTAAAACATTATTGTTTTCACAGGCTAAGTTATCTCGGGCTTCTTCAAGTGATAGTTCAACAACCAATTTGGGGTTAGGTATTCGTCATCGTCCTAATGATTTGTCAATGTTTGGTGGTAATGCATTTTGGGATTATCGCATGACAAATTATAGTGATGCACATAGCCGACTTGGTTTAGGTGGAGAATATTTCAATCAAGGTTGGGAACTCAGAAATAACTGGTATATGTCGATCACCGACAAAAAGACTGTAACTGTAGATGGTAGTGAATTTACAGAGAAGGTTGTCCCTGGGTGGGATGTGGAAGCCGGTTATAGATTCCCAAATCGTCCAGATATGGCTGTCTTTGTAAAAGGTTTCAGTTGGGATTACACACACACACAAGACAATAGTGGGGTAGAAGGCTCGTTTAATTGGCAGGCAACACCACATGTGAACTTAGAATTCTGGGCTTCTAATGAACTTTTCGCTGGGAAAACAGTTGTTAATTCAAAGTTGCCAAATACTGATGAAAGATATGTTGGTTTGAGATTTAAATGGACTGCGCGTCCAGTTAAATTCGAAAAGCAGAATATCAAGCAAAATTTGTTAACCCAAATGACTCAACCTGTTAGACGTAAATATGATGTTTTACTTGAGCGATCAGCTGGTGGATTTGCAAATAGAGCTAAGGGCTCATAG
- a CDS encoding AbrB family transcriptional regulator, with translation MTSLVTLFLYMLGGAALGCIMLLTGIPAAPLLGSILGAGLLSISGQLEVAAWPLGTKTILGIAIGTVIGTGINRETLGELQLLWKPALIITFTLLIAGILVGLLISKLLGVDQTVALLGAAPGGTIGMSLVGAEFGVGAAVAALHAVRLITVLFLIPAIVNFLAPAGSIDVTK, from the coding sequence ATGACTTCTTTGGTAACTTTGTTCTTATACATGCTTGGAGGAGCAGCCTTAGGGTGCATCATGCTCTTGACTGGAATTCCTGCGGCTCCACTTCTAGGATCAATATTAGGTGCTGGATTGCTAAGTATAAGTGGTCAGCTAGAAGTAGCTGCTTGGCCTCTCGGAACAAAGACAATACTGGGGATAGCGATAGGAACAGTTATTGGTACTGGTATTAATAGAGAGACATTAGGAGAATTACAATTACTTTGGAAACCTGCATTGATTATTACGTTTACCCTTTTGATAGCTGGGATTCTAGTTGGATTATTGATTAGCAAGTTACTTGGGGTAGATCAGACTGTGGCCTTGTTAGGAGCAGCCCCTGGTGGAACTATAGGTATGAGCCTAGTTGGAGCAGAGTTTGGGGTTGGGGCCGCTGTTGCTGCTTTGCATGCAGTGAGATTGATCACAGTTCTTTTTTTGATACCTGCAATAGTCAATTTTCTTGCCCCAGCAGGTTCTATTGATGTTACGAAATAA
- a CDS encoding oxidoreductase encodes MLWSIDSIPNQKDKTVLVTGANSGLGFQTALALLSKGARVILGCRSIENAERARQELLSKVSHGNIEVLEIDLADLEKVNKASDQVIAKYQSINLLINNAGVMAPPQTYTKQGLELQFAVNHLSHMALTLKMLPLLSKQSGGRVVTVSSGAQYMGKINWDDLQGERNYNRWASYSQSKLANVMFALQLSKKLKESNVDIASLSAHPGLARTNLQPQSVMANGSWQEDIAYKLMNPMFQSARMGSLPQLRAATDLKAKSGEQYGPQFNFRGYPVLCRVAPPALNSAQREQLWEMSENLIGDFINIPRSKEFLKKKK; translated from the coding sequence ATGCTTTGGTCTATTGATTCAATCCCTAACCAAAAAGATAAAACAGTACTTGTCACTGGTGCAAATAGTGGCTTGGGGTTCCAAACAGCATTAGCTTTGCTTTCAAAGGGTGCAAGAGTGATTCTTGGTTGTCGTTCTATCGAAAATGCTGAAAGAGCACGGCAAGAACTCCTTAGTAAAGTTAGTCATGGAAATATTGAAGTATTAGAAATAGACCTTGCTGATTTAGAGAAAGTAAATAAGGCGTCAGATCAAGTTATTGCTAAATATCAATCCATAAACCTCTTAATTAATAATGCTGGTGTAATGGCTCCACCTCAAACATATACGAAGCAAGGTCTTGAGCTTCAATTTGCAGTAAATCATCTTAGTCATATGGCATTAACTCTTAAGATGTTGCCATTGCTTTCTAAACAGAGTGGAGGTCGTGTTGTAACAGTCTCTTCTGGCGCTCAATATATGGGAAAAATTAATTGGGATGATCTGCAAGGTGAAAGAAACTATAACCGTTGGGCATCTTATTCTCAAAGTAAACTTGCGAATGTCATGTTTGCTTTACAACTAAGCAAGAAACTAAAGGAATCTAATGTAGATATTGCTTCTCTTAGTGCTCATCCAGGTTTGGCTAGAACAAATTTGCAGCCTCAGTCAGTAATGGCTAACGGTTCGTGGCAAGAGGATATCGCTTATAAATTAATGAATCCGATGTTTCAGAGTGCTCGTATGGGATCTCTTCCTCAGTTGCGCGCAGCAACTGATTTAAAGGCTAAAAGTGGAGAACAGTATGGACCTCAATTTAATTTTAGAGGCTATCCTGTTCTTTGCAGAGTAGCCCCACCTGCTTTAAACAGTGCTCAAAGAGAACAATTATGGGAAATGAGCGAAAACCTAATTGGCGATTTCATTAATATTCCTAGAAGTAAGGAATTTTTGAAAAAAAAGAAATAG
- a CDS encoding aldo/keto reductase, translating into MSSIGVGTWAWGNRFLWGYRPETDDDFLEKTFNEAVNRGLYFIDTADSYGTGQLNGRSEELLGKFLRKLPLAKHKKITVATKLAPYPWRIGRQGFRDAFKASKARLGGKLDRVQLHWSTSRYAPWQEVQLMDGLCDLFDRGVISQIGISNMGPNRLRWFHNRFQKRGIPLTSLQIQFSLLSLELKSYFRIFDVCKELNIQLLAYSPLALGVLSVRPSNFTIPKTTFLRSNLFYRLLPASLKVREELYKIAVKRGTSQAQVALNWCRSHGSIPIAGLRDPMQAIDAANAMKWKLTSREKNRLDIVSQHCKVRMPDNPFQSS; encoded by the coding sequence TTGTCTTCTATTGGAGTTGGAACTTGGGCTTGGGGAAATAGGTTCCTTTGGGGATATCGACCAGAGACAGATGATGATTTTTTAGAAAAAACATTTAATGAGGCAGTTAATAGAGGTCTTTATTTTATTGATACAGCAGATTCTTATGGTACAGGCCAACTCAATGGCCGAAGTGAGGAATTGCTAGGTAAATTTTTAAGAAAGCTGCCACTTGCTAAACATAAAAAAATAACTGTTGCGACAAAATTAGCGCCATATCCATGGCGAATTGGCAGACAAGGTTTTAGAGATGCTTTTAAAGCAAGTAAAGCAAGGTTGGGAGGAAAGCTTGATCGCGTACAACTACATTGGAGTACTTCAAGATATGCACCATGGCAAGAAGTGCAATTGATGGATGGACTTTGTGACCTTTTTGACAGAGGGGTTATATCTCAAATAGGCATTTCAAATATGGGACCAAATAGATTGAGATGGTTTCATAACAGATTCCAAAAAAGAGGAATTCCCTTGACGAGCTTACAAATTCAGTTTTCTTTATTATCTTTAGAATTAAAAAGCTATTTCAGGATTTTTGATGTTTGTAAGGAATTGAATATTCAACTTTTAGCTTATAGCCCATTGGCACTAGGCGTTTTGTCTGTCAGACCTTCAAATTTTACTATCCCTAAGACAACCTTTCTTAGGAGTAATTTGTTTTATCGCCTTCTTCCTGCGAGCCTTAAAGTTAGGGAAGAACTATATAAAATAGCTGTTAAGCGTGGCACTTCCCAAGCACAGGTTGCTTTGAACTGGTGCAGATCTCATGGCTCAATCCCAATAGCTGGACTTCGAGACCCAATGCAAGCCATCGATGCTGCTAATGCTATGAAATGGAAACTGACATCTAGAGAAAAGAATAGATTAGATATAGTTAGCCAACATTGTAAAGTTCGAATGCCTGACAACCCATTTCAAAGTAGTTAG
- a CDS encoding thiol-disulfide oxidoreductase DCC family protein — MISSVNQRKLIILFDGGCPLCQREVSFLSSRDSRRCISFVDIDSPNYEPIFYKGISYREAMGRIHAITPSGEILKDVRVFREAYRLVGLGWIYAPTTCPLLAPFVDKLYEFWAQWRFVFTFRPSLNELCARREVLNKEG; from the coding sequence ATGATTTCTAGTGTGAATCAGAGAAAGCTCATTATTTTATTTGATGGTGGTTGCCCTCTTTGTCAAAGAGAGGTCTCTTTTCTTAGTTCTCGAGATAGTCGACGATGTATTTCATTTGTAGATATTGATTCGCCTAATTATGAACCAATTTTTTATAAAGGGATAAGTTATCGTGAAGCGATGGGTAGGATTCATGCGATAACTCCTTCAGGAGAAATCTTGAAGGATGTTCGAGTTTTCCGCGAGGCTTACCGCTTAGTAGGACTGGGGTGGATTTATGCTCCAACAACTTGTCCATTATTAGCCCCTTTTGTTGATAAACTTTATGAGTTTTGGGCACAATGGCGTTTTGTTTTTACTTTTCGCCCATCTTTAAATGAACTTTGTGCGAGAAGAGAGGTTCTAAATAAAGAGGGTTAA
- a CDS encoding high light inducible protein, whose translation MPSSPYVTTEAGERQNVFPVEAKPELIENYSGYIEEAEKANGRWAMIGFIALLGSYISTSQIIPGIY comes from the coding sequence ATGCCCTCATCTCCTTACGTCACTACAGAAGCAGGTGAACGTCAAAATGTATTCCCTGTTGAGGCTAAACCTGAACTAATCGAAAATTATTCAGGATATATAGAAGAAGCTGAAAAAGCTAATGGCCGCTGGGCAATGATTGGCTTCATAGCCTTATTAGGCTCCTATATTTCTACTAGCCAAATAATTCCAGGCATCTATTAA
- a CDS encoding high light inducible protein — translation MTPEAEKFNGWAAMLGFVAAFGAYATTGQIIPGIF, via the coding sequence ATGACTCCTGAAGCAGAAAAGTTTAATGGCTGGGCAGCAATGCTTGGTTTTGTTGCCGCGTTTGGTGCTTATGCCACTACAGGCCAAATTATCCCTGGGATTTTTTAA